In one window of Zhihengliuella sp. ISTPL4 DNA:
- a CDS encoding prepilin peptidase, whose protein sequence is MDIRLALVGLVHGALLAVGVLLIVIDARTHRLPNRIVLPTLVLLLAMMVVDAVLTADAAALIRGLLGSLALGGFYAVLRLLSRSGMGGGDVKLALVIGLLLAWHGWGAFLLGASSAFVFGAVYALVLLAAGRADRRTRIAFGPWMIAGAVVGIFGG, encoded by the coding sequence ATGGACATCCGCCTCGCCCTCGTCGGTCTCGTGCACGGCGCGCTGCTCGCGGTCGGCGTCCTCCTGATCGTGATCGATGCCCGCACGCACCGGCTCCCGAACCGCATCGTGCTGCCCACCCTGGTCCTGCTGCTCGCGATGATGGTCGTCGACGCCGTCCTCACCGCAGACGCGGCCGCGCTGATCCGTGGCCTGCTCGGCTCCCTCGCGCTCGGCGGCTTCTACGCCGTGCTGCGACTGCTCAGCCGGTCGGGAATGGGCGGTGGAGACGTGAAGCTCGCCCTCGTGATCGGACTCCTCCTGGCGTGGCACGGCTGGGGCGCGTTCCTCCTCGGCGCCTCTTCCGCCTTCGTGTTCGGAGCGGTCTATGCCCTCGTGCTCCTTGCCGCGGGACGCGCCGACCGGAGGACCCGCATCGCCTTCGGGCCGTGGATGATCGCCGGGGCCGTGGTCGGCATCTTCGGCGGTTGA
- a CDS encoding response regulator: protein MALARLHGGPLDGQIIPLDDADDKLIVPYSETQVVYNRRGEPQNTGENDGPTEIDYWFEEALEDLTLEDD from the coding sequence ATGGCACTCGCACGACTTCACGGCGGCCCGCTGGACGGGCAGATCATCCCCCTCGACGATGCGGACGACAAGCTGATCGTCCCCTACAGCGAGACGCAGGTGGTCTACAACCGCCGCGGCGAGCCGCAGAACACCGGCGAGAACGACGGCCCCACCGAGATCGACTACTGGTTCGAGGAGGCCCTCGAGGACCTCACCCTCGAGGATGACTGA
- a CDS encoding CYTH domain-containing protein, which produces MTEPSRTVEVERKYDVDEETPLPDWTAIPGVDAVSPGAHRALDARYLDTADGTLARAGVALRRRSGGPDEGWHIKGPRQGDGRVEQGWPLSDEEIPTAVRAAIAAWTTAPLEPLARIENDRTAYLLTGPDGVVAEFVDDHVRATDLRGGTRRSWREWEVELGPAGPSDDAGRAAFFAAIERAVHAAGGREAASDSKLARALGF; this is translated from the coding sequence ATGACTGAGCCCTCCCGCACCGTCGAGGTCGAGCGCAAGTACGACGTCGACGAGGAGACTCCGCTGCCGGACTGGACGGCGATCCCCGGCGTCGACGCCGTCTCGCCCGGTGCGCACCGCGCCCTCGACGCCCGCTATCTCGACACCGCCGACGGCACGCTGGCCCGCGCCGGCGTCGCGCTGCGACGTCGCTCCGGCGGACCGGACGAGGGGTGGCACATCAAGGGTCCGCGGCAGGGCGACGGCCGGGTCGAGCAGGGCTGGCCCCTCAGCGACGAGGAGATCCCGACAGCGGTGCGCGCAGCGATCGCCGCGTGGACGACCGCGCCGCTGGAACCCCTCGCGCGCATCGAGAACGACCGAACGGCGTATCTTCTCACCGGGCCGGACGGCGTCGTGGCGGAGTTCGTCGACGACCACGTCCGGGCGACCGACCTGCGCGGCGGGACGCGTCGCAGCTGGCGGGAGTGGGAGGTCGAGCTGGGCCCCGCCGGTCCTTCGGACGACGCCGGACGGGCGGCGTTCTTCGCGGCGATCGAGCGTGCGGTGCACGCGGCGGGCGGTCGAGAGGCCGCGTCCGACTCGAAGCTCGCCCGCGCTCTCGGCTTCTAG
- a CDS encoding type III polyketide synthase, with amino-acid sequence MSRPPVLRSLQTIVPETVLVQEQVRDVFAAQPDLGRLAQRIVATSFNVSGIDTRHTVIEELADDADQDEPLFYDRGSGRLLAPGTKVRNDVYTREASRLFVEAARRALEADPDLNAADVTHVITVSCTGFHAPGPEYEIVRGLGLSDAVQRYHLGFMGCYASMPALRAAGQFCAADENAVVLVVSVELCTLHLRSSEDPDTIVASSLFADGAAAGIVTARDLPTTVPALRLDGFHTAIVPEGVDDMAWTIGDSGFEMILSTAVPQIIGESIIGALAPLYGREDGLAEAFAAGRVGERVRHWAIHPGGRSILDRVQERMALSDAQLRPARETLREYGNMSSATVLFVLKRILEQEGAEAGDRVAAMAFGPGLTAESALLTVVVPAP; translated from the coding sequence ATGAGTCGACCGCCCGTGCTCCGATCGCTGCAGACGATCGTCCCCGAGACCGTCCTCGTGCAGGAGCAGGTGCGTGACGTCTTCGCCGCCCAGCCCGACCTGGGACGGCTGGCACAGCGCATCGTGGCGACGTCGTTCAACGTCTCCGGCATCGACACGCGGCACACCGTGATCGAGGAACTGGCCGACGATGCCGACCAGGACGAGCCGCTGTTCTACGACCGCGGCTCGGGACGGCTGCTGGCGCCGGGCACGAAGGTGCGCAATGACGTCTACACGCGTGAGGCCTCACGGCTCTTCGTCGAGGCGGCGCGTCGCGCCCTCGAGGCGGACCCTGACCTGAACGCTGCGGATGTGACGCACGTCATCACGGTCTCCTGCACGGGATTCCATGCTCCCGGTCCCGAGTATGAGATCGTGCGCGGGCTGGGGCTCTCCGACGCCGTCCAGCGGTACCACCTCGGCTTCATGGGCTGCTACGCCTCGATGCCCGCGCTCCGCGCCGCCGGCCAGTTCTGCGCCGCGGATGAGAACGCGGTCGTCCTCGTCGTCAGCGTCGAGCTGTGCACCCTGCACCTGCGATCCTCGGAGGACCCGGACACCATCGTCGCCTCCTCGCTGTTCGCCGACGGGGCGGCCGCCGGGATCGTGACGGCACGGGACCTGCCCACGACCGTCCCGGCGCTCCGACTCGACGGCTTCCACACCGCGATCGTCCCGGAGGGTGTGGACGACATGGCGTGGACGATCGGTGACTCGGGCTTCGAGATGATCCTCTCCACCGCCGTCCCGCAGATCATCGGGGAGTCGATCATCGGGGCGCTCGCGCCGCTCTACGGTCGGGAGGACGGCCTGGCGGAGGCCTTCGCCGCCGGGCGGGTGGGCGAGAGGGTGCGGCACTGGGCGATCCACCCCGGCGGACGGAGCATCCTCGACCGGGTGCAGGAGCGGATGGCGTTGAGCGACGCCCAGCTGCGTCCCGCGCGGGAGACGCTCCGGGAGTACGGGAACATGTCCAGCGCGACGGTGCTGTTCGTGCTGAAGCGCATCCTGGAGCAGGAGGGCGCGGAGGCGGGCGACCGCGTGGCGGCGATGGCCTTCGGACCCGGGCTCACCGCCGAGAGCGCGCTGCTGACCGTGGTCGTGCCCGCACCGTGA
- a CDS encoding methyltransferase domain-containing protein, which translates to MDLSTRAVDLVELMDAPDADEEALGRTYRRFSAVNAVVSRPGRLYRRDIRPRAATGRRLRILDIGAGGGDLCRDLVRRLRRDGLRADITALDADERAIRWASAHDDGAGIHYRHAFSGDLVAAGDAYDVVLSNHVLHHLESAALHTVLDDSRALVGDRGLVSHHDIARSRLAYAAFAAGTRPFAGNLLAGSFIRVDGLLSIRRSYTPQELEAVAPPDWEVRSHLPARLELRWEGADGRP; encoded by the coding sequence GTGGACCTGTCGACGCGTGCCGTCGATCTCGTCGAGCTCATGGACGCCCCCGACGCGGACGAGGAGGCGCTCGGCCGCACGTACCGACGCTTCAGCGCCGTCAACGCGGTCGTCTCCCGTCCCGGGCGACTGTACCGGCGGGACATCCGCCCCCGGGCGGCGACCGGACGCCGATTGCGCATCCTCGACATCGGCGCGGGCGGAGGGGATCTGTGCCGCGATCTGGTCCGCCGGTTGCGCCGCGACGGACTCCGCGCCGACATCACCGCGCTCGACGCCGATGAGCGGGCCATCCGCTGGGCCTCCGCGCACGACGACGGCGCAGGCATCCACTACCGCCACGCGTTCTCCGGCGACCTCGTGGCGGCCGGCGACGCCTACGACGTCGTGCTGTCCAACCACGTCCTCCATCACCTCGAATCCGCGGCGCTGCACACGGTGCTCGACGACTCGCGCGCCCTCGTCGGCGACCGCGGACTCGTCTCCCATCACGACATCGCCCGCAGCCGCCTGGCCTACGCGGCGTTCGCCGCGGGCACCCGGCCGTTCGCGGGGAACCTCCTCGCCGGGTCCTTCATCCGCGTCGACGGCCTCCTGAGCATCCGCCGCTCGTACACGCCGCAGGAGCTCGAGGCCGTCGCCCCACCGGACTGGGAGGTCCGGTCGCACCTGCCCGCTCGGCTGGAACTGCGCTGGGAGGGTGCGGATGGTCGACCATGA
- a CDS encoding FAD-dependent oxidoreductase, which produces MVDHDVLVVGGGPVGLLLACLVGQDGRRVRVCERRTERGTQTRAIGIHRPGLDALDAAGVGTTVRAEALRLSGGEVRSRGRRLAALPFTPERPILTLAQPRTEELLRERLQELQPRALRLGTTVQSVHDEGPFVRVGIDDERGSREETAAVVVVADGVRSPLREAFGAGWSARTGNARYAMLDVDAPQGDDRAVLFFEPDGLVESFPLPGGRRRWVVREERGRMVASAAELARIVAQRTGERVVVDPAASVSSFRAAQHAARRLHRGRIVLLGDAAHEVSPIGGQGMNLGWADALRLVAALRRTDQGAVPRLDGFARGVQRYARKAHRRSAFFMAMGTPVPTPVVTAREGLVRALGSPALRGWTTGLVTMRGL; this is translated from the coding sequence ATGGTCGACCATGATGTCCTCGTGGTCGGCGGTGGTCCGGTCGGGCTGCTCCTCGCGTGCCTCGTGGGGCAGGACGGTCGCCGGGTGCGGGTGTGCGAGCGTCGCACCGAGCGGGGCACGCAGACGCGCGCGATCGGGATCCATCGTCCGGGACTCGATGCCCTCGATGCGGCAGGAGTGGGCACGACCGTGCGCGCCGAGGCTCTGCGACTGTCAGGCGGCGAGGTCCGCAGCCGCGGTCGTCGGCTCGCGGCGCTGCCCTTCACGCCGGAGCGTCCGATCCTGACGCTCGCGCAGCCACGCACGGAGGAGCTTCTGCGAGAGCGTCTTCAGGAACTGCAGCCCCGTGCGCTGCGGCTCGGGACCACCGTGCAGTCCGTGCACGATGAGGGACCGTTCGTCCGCGTCGGGATCGACGACGAACGCGGGTCCCGGGAGGAGACGGCTGCGGTGGTCGTCGTCGCCGACGGTGTGCGCAGTCCCCTCCGCGAGGCGTTCGGTGCGGGCTGGTCCGCGCGTACGGGAAACGCGCGCTATGCGATGCTCGATGTCGATGCGCCGCAGGGCGACGACCGCGCCGTGCTGTTCTTCGAGCCGGACGGCCTCGTCGAGTCCTTTCCGCTGCCGGGCGGCCGGCGCCGCTGGGTGGTGCGCGAAGAACGCGGCCGGATGGTGGCCTCCGCCGCCGAACTGGCCCGTATCGTCGCGCAGCGGACGGGGGAGCGCGTCGTCGTCGATCCGGCCGCCTCGGTGTCCTCGTTCCGCGCCGCTCAGCACGCGGCTCGACGACTGCATCGCGGACGGATCGTCCTCCTGGGCGACGCCGCTCACGAGGTGAGCCCGATCGGCGGCCAGGGCATGAACCTCGGCTGGGCGGATGCGCTCCGACTCGTCGCGGCGCTGCGCCGGACCGATCAGGGAGCCGTTCCGCGCCTGGACGGCTTCGCCCGCGGCGTCCAGCGGTATGCACGGAAGGCGCATCGCCGTTCCGCGTTCTTCATGGCGATGGGGACGCCGGTGCCCACGCCGGTCGTGACCGCGCGCGAGGGGCTGGTGCGCGCGCTCGGGTCCCCGGCGCTGCGCGGCTGGACGACCGGCCTCGTCACCATGCGCGGCCTGTGA